In the genome of Monodelphis domestica isolate mMonDom1 chromosome 2, mMonDom1.pri, whole genome shotgun sequence, one region contains:
- the LOC100020043 gene encoding olfactory receptor 2Y1-like, with translation MRQFNTSSQDFILLGFSDWPHLEHLLFVVILIFYLLTLVGNTAIIVVSNLFPQLHTPMYFFLCHLSFLDLCYTTSIVPQLLVNLHGFDRTITKGGCVAQLFISLALGSTESVLLVVMAFDRYAAVCRPLHYTTIMQPWLCLLLASISWFGGFVNSVAQTGLMMAMPLCGLRYLDHFFCEMPVFLKLACKDTKDTEAKMFVARVIILVLPASLLLVSYVYIIQAVLNIKSAEGQRKAFETCGSHLMVVFLFYGSAIYTYLQPTHSYSTSHGKFAALFYTIITPMLNPLIYTLRNKDMKAALRKVIKRKRALG, from the coding sequence ATGAGACAATTCAACACCAGTTCTCAAGACTTCATTTTGTTGGGATTCTCAGATTGGCCCCATTTGGAACATCTCCTCTTTGTGGTCATCTTGATCTTTTATCTCTTAACTTTGGTTGGTAACACAGCCATCATTGTTGTGTCCAATTTGTTTCCTCAGCTCCATACAcccatgtatttttttctctgtcatcTCTCTTTCTTAGACCTGTGTTATACAACTAGCATTGTCCCTCAGCTTCTGGTTAATCTGCATGGATTTGACCGGACCATCACTAAAGGAGGTTGTGTGGCTCAACTCTTTATTAGTCTTGCCCTAGGTTCTACCGAATCTGTTCTTCTGGTGGTGATGGCTTTTGACCGGTATGCTGCTGTGTGCCGGCCCCTCCACTACACTACTATCATGCAACCCTGGCTCTGTCTCCTGCTGGCTTCCATCTCTTGGTTTGGAGGTTTTGTCAACTCAGTGGCCCAGACAGGACTTATGATGGCTATGCCTCTCTGTGGCCTACGCTATCTGGACCATTTTTTCTGTGAGATGCCTGTATTCTTAAAGCTGGCATGTAAGGATACTAAAGACACAGAAGCCAAGATGTTTGTTGCCCGGGTCATTATCTTGGTGCTCCCTGCCTCACTCCTCTTGGTCTCCTATGTGTACATAATCCAAGCAGTACTGAATATTAAGTCAGCAGAAGGGCAGAGAAAGGCATTTGAGACATGTGGGTCTCATCTAATGGTGGTCTTTCTTTTCTATGGATCTGCTATCTATACTTATCTTCAGCCCACTCACAGCTACTCCACAAGTCATGGCAAATTTGCTGCTCTCTTTTATACTATTATAACTCCAATGCTCAACCCTCTTATTTATACCTTGAGAAACAAGGATATGAAAGCAGCTTTGAGGAaggtgataaaaagaaaaagagccttGGGGTAG
- the LOC130456929 gene encoding LOW QUALITY PROTEIN: transmembrane protein 106A-like (The sequence of the model RefSeq protein was modified relative to this genomic sequence to represent the inferred CDS: substituted 1 base at 1 genomic stop codon) yields the protein SELEKQLVALIPYGDQRLKPRQTKLYVSLAVMICLFTSALIFFFLFPXSILVLPAGLNSSVVAFVDGIILLNTTNILNTINNYYPITVTQLNIEVLHLWLVVGQIKVSHLLHIGSLDSEQMFFAVTSKISDENIYKICSWMKIKVHNVLLHTQGTLTCSYLNHTEQLAFQSYNYVDCRGNKSLPHPP from the coding sequence AGCGAGCTGGAAAAGCAGCTGGTGGCACTCATTCCCTATGGGGATCAGAGGCTGAAACCCAGGCAAACAAAGCTCTATGTTTCCCTGGCTGTGATGATCTGCCTGTTCACATCAGCCCTCATATTCTTCTTCCTGTTCCCCTGATCCATCCTGGTCCTGCCTGCTGGACTCAACTCTTCTGTTGTGGCTTTTGTGGATGGCATCATCTTGCTTAACACAACTAACATCCTCAACACTATCAACAACTACTACCCCATCACTGTGACCCAGCTCAACATCGAGGTCCTCCACTTATGGCTTGTTGTGGGGCAGATTAAAGTGAGCCACCTTTTGCACATTGGTTCTTTGGACAGTGAACAGATGTTCTTTGCAGTGACCAGCAAGATATCTGatgaaaacatatataaaatctgTAGCTGGATGAAAATCAAAGTCCATAATGTACTTCTGCACACACAGGGCACCCTGACCTGCTCCTACCTGAACCACACAGAACAGCTGGCATTCCAGAGCTACAACTATGTGGATTGTCGGGGGAACAAATCACTCCCTCATCCACCGTGA